A genomic segment from Mesotoga sp. UBA6090 encodes:
- a CDS encoding M42 family metallopeptidase has product MKLERLKKLCELPGISGFEEKVSSYIKETVEAKVDDIWIDTVGNLIAFKKGNGKTSKKLMLLAHTDEVGLMVKKINEDGTLSFTNIGGVDPRVLMGKKVLVGESLTPGVIGFEAIHTQDPSSILKTPSMGKLRIYLGYSKKDEASKSHRIGDPVFFDTPYNEIGDYAVAKSLDDRTGCEVLIRVLESLDGTSTDFDLYFAWVVQEEVGLRGSGVAANQIKPDVALVFENTTAGDNPELPDYRWATSLGRGPVLTFAHSGLVLDKKILDTIVETAKSNSLSFQYKSRIAGGTDAARLARVVSGIPSGVISTPSRYIHSPTSIININDFLGVAELASILVKEGKVLSR; this is encoded by the coding sequence ATGAAACTTGAGAGATTGAAGAAGCTGTGTGAATTACCGGGGATTTCCGGATTCGAAGAAAAAGTCTCCTCCTATATCAAAGAAACCGTTGAGGCCAAGGTTGACGACATCTGGATAGACACAGTTGGAAACTTAATTGCCTTTAAGAAGGGAAATGGGAAAACTTCAAAGAAACTAATGCTTCTGGCTCACACGGACGAAGTCGGACTAATGGTGAAGAAGATCAATGAAGATGGTACGCTATCTTTTACCAATATTGGAGGAGTAGATCCTAGAGTGCTCATGGGTAAGAAGGTCTTGGTGGGAGAAAGCCTTACTCCTGGAGTGATCGGATTTGAAGCGATACATACTCAAGATCCGTCATCTATTCTAAAAACGCCCAGTATGGGTAAATTGAGGATCTATTTGGGCTATTCCAAGAAAGATGAAGCTTCTAAGAGTCATAGAATTGGTGATCCGGTATTTTTCGATACTCCATATAATGAAATAGGTGACTACGCAGTTGCAAAATCCCTTGACGACAGGACTGGTTGTGAGGTGCTCATAAGAGTGCTTGAAAGTCTTGATGGAACTTCGACTGATTTCGATCTCTACTTTGCCTGGGTTGTTCAGGAAGAGGTAGGTTTAAGGGGCAGCGGAGTCGCTGCAAATCAGATAAAGCCGGATGTTGCCCTAGTCTTTGAAAACACTACTGCCGGAGACAATCCAGAGCTTCCTGATTACAGGTGGGCCACAAGTCTTGGAAGAGGACCGGTCTTAACATTCGCCCATAGTGGGCTCGTTCTTGACAAGAAGATCCTTGATACTATTGTAGAAACCGCTAAGTCGAACTCATTAAGCTTTCAGTACAAAAGCAGAATAGCTGGAGGTACTGACGCAGCGAGACTTGCAAGAGTCGTTTCTGGCATACCTTCGGGAGTAATCTCCACTCCTTCGAGATACATTCATTCTCCAACCTCAATAATAAACATCAACGATTTTCTTGGAGTTGCCGAACTTGCCAGTATATTAGTTAAGGAAGGGAAGGTGCTGTCTAGATGA
- a CDS encoding MFS transporter yields the protein MNIDEVIQKYVTTARRTRMLILTSLEWMLVAGGVMITSLTLPSIIADLADTTGDQNMMASSVFAGMLLGALFSGAISDRFGRKWTNLFLLLIAGPATGITGASLSMRMFTLGRFISGFGYGGLLPVVNAYLTEFSSIRIRGLYLALLESSWAIGSIITGGFTMITLNTYGWRSSYYFLAIFSIPLLIISFFLPESPKYEFMKKGKSALEKILGRSIDEEIEMHRKSKQPLLGLFRSGLARRTIMIWISWFSVSFVYYGIYTWAPKIFMSKGLTPVSSLWYTFFMLIMQLPGYLTAALLIEKIGRKPSLTFFFGGMAVSSIIMAFVSSSGLLLFASVLISLFVLGAWGMVYAYTPELYPTEMRALGNGTSGVMARAAGIIAPYFTSLIMGITGSVLLVMVFMSSLSILAAIIVSKLGIETKQTIIE from the coding sequence ATGAACATTGACGAAGTAATTCAAAAGTATGTAACTACCGCCAGAAGAACCAGGATGCTTATTTTGACTTCACTTGAGTGGATGCTCGTGGCCGGTGGAGTAATGATTACCTCACTCACACTTCCATCGATTATCGCTGATCTTGCTGACACTACTGGAGATCAAAACATGATGGCCAGCTCAGTATTTGCAGGAATGCTATTAGGCGCACTCTTTTCTGGTGCAATTTCCGATAGATTCGGAAGAAAATGGACGAACCTTTTTCTTCTGTTGATTGCCGGTCCTGCCACAGGAATTACAGGAGCTTCTCTTTCGATGAGAATGTTTACCTTAGGAAGGTTCATTTCAGGTTTCGGTTATGGCGGCCTTCTGCCCGTCGTCAATGCTTACTTGACTGAGTTTTCATCAATAAGAATCCGAGGTCTCTATCTTGCTCTTCTAGAATCTAGCTGGGCAATCGGCAGCATTATCACCGGGGGATTCACAATGATCACACTAAACACTTATGGGTGGCGCTCGTCATATTATTTTCTCGCAATATTCAGCATCCCTCTACTAATAATCTCCTTCTTCCTTCCAGAAAGCCCAAAATACGAGTTCATGAAGAAGGGAAAGTCCGCTCTGGAGAAGATACTTGGAAGGAGCATCGACGAAGAGATAGAAATGCACAGGAAGTCAAAGCAACCACTTCTTGGACTTTTCAGGAGTGGCCTAGCCCGAAGAACAATCATGATCTGGATTAGCTGGTTCTCGGTAAGTTTCGTTTATTATGGAATTTACACGTGGGCGCCTAAGATTTTCATGTCTAAGGGCCTGACTCCTGTCTCATCACTCTGGTACACTTTCTTCATGTTGATTATGCAGCTTCCCGGTTATTTGACCGCAGCACTGCTTATTGAAAAGATCGGAAGAAAACCCTCCCTCACATTCTTTTTCGGTGGGATGGCAGTTTCTTCAATTATAATGGCCTTTGTAAGCAGCTCCGGACTTCTCTTGTTCGCAAGCGTCTTGATTTCTCTTTTTGTTCTTGGCGCATGGGGAATGGTCTACGCCTATACGCCCGAATTATATCCCACAGAGATGCGCGCGCTCGGAAATGGAACATCAGGAGTCATGGCACGAGCAGCGGGGATAATCGCACCATATTTCACAAGCTTGATCATGGGAATCACCGGAAGCGTTCTTCTCGTAATGGTATTCATGTCTTCTCTTAGCATCCTTGCGGCGATAATTGTATCAAAGCTGGGTATAGAGACGAAACAGACGATCATAGAATAG
- a CDS encoding alpha/beta fold hydrolase: protein MKVVKALFLILLIGIALVVVNSIFSVTMARIYFNRIERDGRYLKVDEEELFLKILGEGKPTLMIHGFPGSHVDFQELAELLSSNRRIYMIDLPGFGLSTASNKGDYSEKGYADLTVDLMDLLNIEKADVIGHSLGGEVGLNLAYYYPERMESLVLIDASPYGERDFLPDFVSSNKILSWLAMRFFYQTYPIQRYIYLRRLGNRSNFKSEEFGKYFALVDHMPVSFLYEFMRGNDGALFSQSLGEIDCSTLILWGERDKISPLSYGEKLSKELSDSILTVIEGAGHAPFIEYPKRVAEEITGFLE, encoded by the coding sequence ATGAAAGTAGTTAAGGCTCTCTTTCTGATCCTGCTCATCGGCATAGCACTGGTAGTGGTGAACAGCATTTTTAGCGTGACGATGGCAAGAATCTACTTCAACCGGATAGAAAGAGACGGAAGGTATCTAAAAGTGGATGAAGAGGAGCTTTTCTTGAAGATCCTTGGAGAAGGGAAGCCAACTTTAATGATTCATGGATTCCCAGGATCTCACGTTGACTTTCAAGAACTTGCAGAGCTGCTTTCATCAAATAGAAGAATCTACATGATAGACCTACCTGGGTTTGGTTTGTCTACCGCTTCTAACAAGGGTGATTATTCAGAGAAAGGGTATGCCGACCTTACCGTTGATTTGATGGACCTTCTGAACATTGAGAAGGCTGATGTCATAGGCCACTCATTGGGGGGAGAAGTGGGTCTGAATCTAGCTTATTACTATCCGGAAAGAATGGAAAGCCTTGTCTTAATAGATGCCTCTCCATATGGAGAGAGAGATTTCTTGCCCGACTTTGTATCAAGCAACAAGATTCTTTCTTGGCTCGCAATGAGGTTTTTTTATCAGACATATCCAATTCAAAGATACATCTATCTTAGAAGACTTGGAAATCGAAGCAACTTCAAGTCTGAGGAGTTTGGGAAGTACTTTGCGCTTGTAGATCATATGCCCGTCTCCTTCTTATATGAGTTCATGCGGGGAAACGACGGAGCTCTCTTTTCACAATCACTTGGTGAGATCGATTGCAGCACACTGATTCTTTGGGGGGAACGAGACAAGATTTCTCCCCTGAGTTATGGAGAGAAGCTATCTAAAGAGCTTTCTGACAGCATTCTAACGGTAATTGAGGGTGCGGGGCACGCTCCCTTTATCGAGTATCCCAAAAGAGTAGCTGAAGAGATAACTGGCTTTCTAGAGTAA
- a CDS encoding carbohydrate ABC transporter permease, which produces MRHILNRGIEHKKARWGWFFVLPSLAFFAVFSFYPIINAFYTSLFRKRLLDLRPPTFIGFANYEYLLKSPDFWNSVKATFIFTLGTFIPILIFSLLLAVCIMSRRRFQKFFQMAFYSPAVLSSVVAAAIWLLIFDPRGLANTTMNTLLGTVGKDYKWLATAGMARLSTILVYFWKYIGYFTIIFITGLASIPQSLHEAARIDGANGWKDFWHITLPLLKPTTVLVSIMSMLQCLKTFSTQYLFTQSGTPTEPINVITLNIYNTAIRDHNIGRASAMSILLFAMMLFFTWLQFRLSRSGGEVDY; this is translated from the coding sequence TTGAGACACATCTTAAATCGGGGTATAGAGCACAAAAAAGCAAGGTGGGGATGGTTCTTTGTTCTCCCATCCCTTGCTTTTTTCGCCGTCTTCTCTTTTTACCCAATAATTAATGCTTTTTATACAAGTCTCTTCAGAAAGAGACTTCTTGATCTTCGTCCACCAACATTCATAGGTTTTGCAAATTACGAGTACCTGCTTAAGTCGCCAGACTTCTGGAACTCGGTGAAAGCAACATTCATTTTCACTTTGGGTACCTTCATTCCCATTCTCATATTCAGTCTTCTTCTTGCAGTTTGCATAATGTCAAGACGAAGATTTCAGAAATTCTTCCAAATGGCATTCTACTCTCCGGCCGTTCTTTCGTCGGTGGTTGCCGCAGCGATCTGGTTGCTGATTTTCGATCCAAGGGGTCTGGCCAACACCACTATGAACACATTGCTTGGAACTGTAGGTAAAGACTACAAATGGCTCGCCACAGCAGGAATGGCTAGGCTGTCTACAATACTGGTCTATTTCTGGAAGTACATCGGCTACTTCACAATCATATTTATTACCGGACTGGCCAGCATTCCTCAGAGCCTTCACGAAGCGGCTCGAATAGACGGTGCCAATGGCTGGAAAGACTTTTGGCACATAACCCTCCCCTTGCTGAAACCCACGACTGTTTTGGTGTCAATAATGTCCATGCTACAGTGTCTCAAGACATTCAGTACTCAGTATCTTTTCACACAATCAGGGACCCCTACTGAGCCAATTAATGTCATTACGTTGAATATATACAACACGGCAATTAGAGATCACAACATAGGAAGGGCGAGCGCAATGAGCATTTTGCTGTTCGCTATGATGCTATTCTTCACCTGGCTTCAGTTTAGATTGAGCAGATCAGGTGGAGAAGTCGACTATTAG
- a CDS encoding extracellular solute-binding protein, whose amino-acid sequence MNRRFLFALLMAFLVSFTMLTANTIELEFWTHEDPNRTPLEERFIEEFQEMYPNVVIKRVTQSSTKIQELILTAFAANQGPDIFNMSIEDEFAYIVNGRVAPVSYEAAGFANKEDLLASYLPGTLHPVIYEGEVYGLPLEITNWCIFLNKKVFRDAGLDPEVDYPKTWEEMMEVSEKLTIREGEIITRRGFDFRYPYYLVAFMPLVEQMGGKLVSDDGKTAIINDEAWLNFLDYMAAWGPNGRNLGSPTYKNARSLFNMDNNDIGMCTSGLYQIARIKRDNPEFYDSGEFMVVPFPQFENAVNYVPAHFYGHYYMVNSQKPKENQEMAWKFISYMLSHAEEYLEEVAIIIPTNDLLESETFKNYPYSDVFISDLEKSTVVYFSESSAKIQSLIKEAVESVMLSGRSSQDALNTLRRKVQEVLDDQY is encoded by the coding sequence ATGAATAGGCGTTTTCTTTTTGCTCTACTCATGGCTTTTCTTGTGAGCTTTACAATGCTAACTGCAAACACCATCGAACTGGAGTTTTGGACTCACGAAGATCCTAACAGAACGCCACTTGAAGAACGTTTCATTGAGGAATTCCAGGAAATGTATCCCAATGTGGTAATAAAGAGGGTAACCCAGTCTTCAACGAAGATTCAAGAGCTTATACTTACAGCTTTTGCTGCTAATCAAGGGCCGGATATCTTCAATATGTCAATTGAAGATGAATTTGCTTACATCGTAAATGGCAGAGTCGCCCCTGTAAGTTACGAAGCAGCAGGATTCGCTAACAAGGAAGATCTACTCGCGTCCTATTTGCCTGGGACACTGCATCCGGTGATATATGAAGGTGAGGTTTATGGGCTGCCTCTTGAGATTACGAACTGGTGCATCTTCTTAAACAAAAAGGTTTTCAGAGATGCCGGTCTCGACCCGGAAGTCGACTATCCTAAGACGTGGGAAGAAATGATGGAAGTGTCGGAGAAACTTACCATAAGAGAGGGCGAGATCATTACCCGAAGGGGCTTCGACTTCAGGTATCCGTACTATCTCGTTGCTTTCATGCCTCTAGTTGAACAGATGGGAGGAAAGCTAGTCAGCGACGATGGCAAGACTGCAATAATCAACGATGAAGCTTGGCTCAATTTCCTTGATTACATGGCTGCCTGGGGGCCAAATGGGCGAAATCTCGGGTCGCCCACGTACAAGAACGCCAGAAGCCTCTTCAATATGGACAACAACGACATAGGCATGTGCACAAGCGGGCTGTATCAAATAGCAAGAATAAAGCGCGACAATCCGGAATTCTATGATAGCGGCGAGTTTATGGTCGTTCCTTTCCCACAGTTCGAAAATGCTGTGAATTATGTCCCGGCCCACTTTTACGGTCACTACTACATGGTCAATTCACAGAAGCCGAAGGAAAATCAGGAAATGGCCTGGAAATTCATTTCTTATATGCTGAGTCATGCGGAGGAATATCTTGAAGAGGTTGCAATCATAATTCCAACAAACGATCTTCTCGAATCAGAGACATTCAAGAACTACCCTTACTCCGATGTCTTCATCTCTGATCTCGAAAAGTCAACAGTCGTTTATTTCTCTGAGAGCTCTGCAAAGATCCAGTCGCTCATAAAGGAGGCCGTCGAATCAGTTATGCTAAGTGGGAGGAGTTCCCAGGACGCACTCAACACTCTTCGCAGAAAGGTTCAAGAAGTCTTGGACGATCAGTACTAG
- a CDS encoding carbohydrate ABC transporter permease yields the protein MKTIKKQSIVVDVLIWAFLILTAIVILAPIVFMFTASLMPSRDILKMPYPWIPKDLYWQNYWHALRGNDGSFIFPRNILNSFIVAGTVSISTVFLSALTGYGLAKFPFRGRNLVFLLIMATMMIPFEAIMIPLYLVATSLKIQNSYIGLILPFLTNAFGIFLMRQYLITFPDEIIDAARIDGSGEFSIFLRIILPNSAPAVATLAILTFRTQWDNLLWPLLISQSEEMKTIPLYVVKFATEKHTNEGAMMAAAAIASIPILVLFLALSKYFVSGASLHSSRKG from the coding sequence ATGAAGACAATTAAGAAACAATCAATCGTAGTTGATGTCTTGATTTGGGCCTTCCTAATTTTAACTGCCATTGTTATCCTTGCTCCTATTGTGTTCATGTTCACCGCATCTTTAATGCCCTCCAGAGATATACTGAAGATGCCGTATCCGTGGATACCGAAAGACCTTTACTGGCAGAATTACTGGCATGCTTTGAGGGGAAACGACGGGAGTTTCATTTTTCCGCGAAACATCCTAAATTCATTTATTGTGGCCGGAACAGTATCGATTTCTACTGTTTTTCTTTCTGCTCTCACAGGATACGGATTGGCTAAGTTCCCTTTCAGGGGGCGAAATCTTGTCTTTTTGCTAATAATGGCCACAATGATGATCCCCTTTGAGGCCATTATGATTCCTCTCTATCTGGTAGCCACATCACTGAAGATTCAGAATTCTTATATCGGCCTTATTCTTCCATTTCTAACAAACGCGTTCGGCATCTTTTTGATGAGGCAATATCTGATAACCTTTCCAGATGAGATAATTGACGCTGCAAGAATCGACGGTTCAGGAGAGTTCAGCATCTTCTTGAGAATAATACTTCCTAACAGCGCACCGGCTGTCGCAACTCTGGCAATTTTAACATTTAGAACCCAGTGGGATAACCTTCTATGGCCGCTGCTTATTTCGCAAAGCGAAGAGATGAAAACTATTCCGCTTTACGTCGTGAAATTCGCGACGGAGAAGCATACTAATGAAGGGGCAATGATGGCTGCCGCAGCCATAGCAAGTATTCCTATCCTTGTTCTCTTCCTCGCACTGTCGAAATACTTCGTCAGCGGTGCATCGCTTCACTCTTCGCGAAAGGGATAA
- a CDS encoding deoxyribodipyrimidine photo-lyase codes for MKAERVYKLNEEKNGRGEFVLYWIQASQRTDENHALEFAKQEAKTLGVPLVVFFIMVVDYPSANLRSFSFMLDGLRDAKNRLEDSRIRFVALKGNPTDILPSVSKHCAEIVTDVGYLKHRIAWRRELASVANCSVLAVETNVVVPVETASFKEEYSAATFRRKVMQFVPEFANDFSPVEFISSRPRIEFEDSLDLDELSLSDLDQSVPL; via the coding sequence ATGAAGGCCGAGAGAGTTTACAAGCTCAACGAAGAAAAGAATGGACGAGGAGAGTTCGTTTTGTACTGGATACAGGCCTCTCAAAGGACCGATGAGAACCATGCACTTGAGTTTGCGAAGCAGGAAGCAAAGACTCTTGGGGTCCCGCTTGTTGTGTTTTTCATAATGGTTGTCGATTACCCATCGGCTAATCTAAGAAGCTTCAGCTTCATGCTGGATGGGTTGAGAGATGCAAAGAATCGTCTGGAGGATTCCAGAATAAGATTTGTCGCTCTTAAAGGCAATCCCACAGATATATTGCCATCTGTGTCGAAACACTGTGCCGAGATCGTCACGGACGTCGGGTATCTCAAACACCGGATTGCTTGGAGAAGAGAACTCGCAAGTGTTGCGAATTGCTCTGTGTTAGCAGTTGAAACCAATGTTGTTGTCCCTGTGGAAACAGCTAGTTTCAAAGAAGAATACAGCGCGGCCACATTCAGACGCAAGGTAATGCAATTTGTACCGGAATTTGCAAACGATTTTTCCCCCGTAGAATTCATATCGAGCAGACCAAGAATTGAATTCGAAGATTCACTCGATCTAGACGAACTCTCTCTTTCTGATCTGGATCAAAGTGTACCGTTGTAA
- the minC gene encoding septum site-determining protein MinC, with protein MPIDFRMTKKGLILLIDSYRSVDELRQDIMKKFADAKDFFSGGDEISLMLTQDTSKPDDIVKIVSLLSDLGVHVKDILVGSMEQKDVKVGQKYDLVREKITEVRGAQIIRRNLRSGQIVVHNYDVVVVGNVHPGAEVIAGGSVVIFGSAKGVLRAGYSQGETGIIAAIDLQPSLIQIGNFLTQEYDHFEGPAVAHVRTGRIVVEEAADVKFEVKGEAS; from the coding sequence GTGCCGATTGACTTCAGAATGACGAAGAAGGGGCTGATACTTCTCATTGATTCGTACAGGAGCGTCGATGAACTGAGGCAGGATATCATGAAAAAGTTTGCCGACGCAAAGGATTTTTTCTCGGGGGGCGATGAAATTTCCTTGATGCTTACTCAGGATACAAGCAAACCGGACGATATAGTGAAGATTGTCTCTTTACTCAGCGACCTTGGAGTACATGTAAAAGATATACTTGTTGGAAGTATGGAGCAAAAGGACGTAAAAGTCGGTCAGAAATATGATCTTGTTAGAGAGAAGATCACTGAGGTGCGGGGAGCCCAAATTATCAGAAGGAATCTAAGATCGGGACAAATAGTTGTTCATAACTACGATGTAGTGGTTGTGGGAAATGTTCATCCCGGCGCAGAAGTTATTGCGGGTGGAAGCGTTGTCATATTTGGAAGTGCAAAAGGTGTTCTAAGAGCCGGTTATTCCCAGGGCGAGACGGGGATCATTGCGGCAATTGATTTACAGCCTTCGCTAATTCAGATAGGCAATTTTCTAACTCAGGAATACGATCACTTCGAGGGTCCTGCGGTTGCTCATGTTAGGACCGGAAGAATTGTAGTTGAAGAGGCAGCTGATGTCAAGTTTGAAGTAAAGGGGGAGGCAAGTTGA
- a CDS encoding transcription repressor NadR gives MEKPERQRYIVEALKRSTSPVKGQALSLETGVSRQMIVKDIEELRQREFNISSTPRGYVLNERKSCRMVVSVKHSEEDIYKELSEIIKAGGRVIDVSIIHAVYGELKGKLNLSNMDDLNRFIAALKASHAVPLLSLSKDGVHLHTIEADTEEALGRIRDTLKRNGFLVT, from the coding sequence ATGGAGAAGCCAGAAAGACAACGTTACATTGTTGAAGCCTTAAAACGTTCAACCAGTCCCGTAAAGGGACAGGCTCTCTCTCTGGAAACCGGTGTCAGTAGACAGATGATAGTGAAGGACATAGAAGAACTGAGACAAAGAGAATTCAACATATCGTCGACCCCGAGAGGCTACGTTCTCAATGAAAGAAAGAGCTGCAGAATGGTCGTTTCCGTAAAACATTCAGAAGAGGACATTTATAAGGAGCTTTCAGAGATAATTAAAGCCGGTGGACGCGTTATCGATGTAAGCATAATTCATGCCGTATACGGAGAACTGAAAGGAAAACTGAACCTGTCAAACATGGACGATCTTAACAGGTTCATCGCAGCTTTGAAAGCATCTCATGCCGTACCACTTCTTAGCCTTTCAAAGGACGGTGTTCATCTTCACACAATAGAGGCAGATACCGAAGAAGCTCTTGGAAGAATAAGAGACACACTGAAAAGAAATGGCTTTTTGGTTACCTGA
- a CDS encoding DUF2089 family protein: MTSLDFLKVFIKNRGNLSELQKKLNISYPTARSKL; this comes from the coding sequence TTGACTAGCTTAGACTTTCTCAAGGTTTTTATCAAGAACAGAGGTAATCTCTCAGAACTTCAGAAAAAATTGAATATCTCTTATCCAACTGCCAGGAGCAAATTGTAA
- a CDS encoding protease complex subunit PrcB family protein — MKKTVIVVLVMIISSFLSAFHVNYTELAVPESFALEQSIGSKTKNVSFSVLSRSDSDIVFVIISGWLFDPRNDEQELEASIQLIGNGEYYVRRIAMVREGMYYVIDPFLLSFESGYSLAVMELRIDYHSQLEVEMKDLKYESVSLQTDRRSDPGLLLGEIREQGFVETRTISGEAILIIEAGEKPTGGYDIGIRSVSLLEDNTIEVTAELQLPGSGDFVTQAFTYPYKAIKIMDLQAGAYRLSVRLESLKDGELVETALFNSSFSVE; from the coding sequence ATGAAAAAGACAGTGATTGTTGTGCTAGTAATGATTATTTCTTCTTTTCTCTCGGCATTTCACGTAAACTACACGGAGCTTGCGGTGCCGGAGTCTTTCGCCCTTGAGCAAAGCATCGGAAGCAAGACAAAGAATGTCAGCTTCTCTGTTCTTTCGAGAAGCGATTCCGATATAGTTTTTGTAATCATCTCCGGTTGGCTTTTTGATCCCAGAAACGATGAACAAGAGCTAGAGGCCTCGATCCAGTTGATTGGTAACGGAGAGTATTATGTGAGAAGAATTGCGATGGTTAGAGAAGGTATGTATTACGTGATAGACCCCTTCCTCCTGTCATTTGAAAGTGGGTATTCATTGGCGGTAATGGAGCTTAGAATAGACTATCACAGTCAACTGGAGGTTGAAATGAAAGATCTGAAGTATGAGAGCGTTTCTTTGCAGACAGATAGAAGGAGCGATCCGGGGCTTCTACTGGGAGAGATTCGTGAACAGGGGTTCGTCGAGACCAGAACTATAAGTGGAGAAGCAATTCTAATAATCGAGGCTGGAGAAAAGCCCACAGGAGGATACGATATAGGAATTAGAAGCGTCAGCCTTCTTGAAGACAACACTATCGAAGTCACTGCAGAACTGCAGTTGCCTGGAAGTGGTGACTTTGTTACTCAGGCCTTCACATATCCATATAAGGCGATCAAGATAATGGATCTCCAAGCCGGAGCTTACAGGCTTTCAGTTAGACTGGAGTCACTAAAGGATGGGGAATTGGTCGAGACCGCACTGTTCAACTCGAGTTTCTCCGTCGAGTGA
- a CDS encoding DUF2089 domain-containing protein, translating into MKKRLDKCPSCGGLLAITEYACQNCRTKIIGTFSQDELLSLLD; encoded by the coding sequence ATGAAGAAACGACTTGACAAGTGTCCTAGCTGCGGCGGACTTCTAGCAATCACTGAGTATGCCTGTCAGAATTGCAGGACTAAAATAATCGGGACGTTTTCACAAGACGAACTGCTCTCCCTTCTTGACTAG
- a CDS encoding M20/M25/M40 family metallo-hydrolase, giving the protein MSLARLLMDLSNAFGPVGYEDEVHSVIRQEIGPFVDEIYTDEIGNLIAVKKGTGKRIGIFTHVDEVSLVISKIDERGFARFEELGGIDPKVLISQRVRIKSKDGKERSGVIGMLAPHLQKKETRGEVPSFDELFIDASINPDYTKIDIGDLAVVDFSAFEMNGKISGKALDDRACAAISIETAKELSKYVSTPTVYFVFTTREEVGAVGAKGAAESLEIDLGVAMDVTHHDKESDIEIGKGPALSVGGPNIHKGYFKLLDNYAKDKEFKVQYEFGPGRTGTDADNVQIAGSGVPTLLLSLPQMFMHTPVEVVQISDVACTARLLAGFFISLKGGESL; this is encoded by the coding sequence TTGAGTTTAGCCCGTTTGTTAATGGATCTCTCCAATGCTTTTGGACCTGTGGGATATGAAGATGAAGTACATTCAGTAATTAGACAAGAAATAGGTCCCTTCGTTGATGAGATCTACACAGATGAAATTGGAAATCTCATTGCAGTCAAGAAAGGAACAGGAAAGAGAATAGGCATATTTACTCACGTAGATGAAGTCTCTCTGGTGATTTCCAAAATCGATGAAAGAGGATTCGCTAGATTCGAAGAACTTGGAGGTATCGATCCGAAGGTCCTTATCTCTCAAAGAGTAAGAATAAAGAGCAAAGACGGAAAGGAAAGATCCGGGGTGATCGGGATGCTTGCTCCGCATCTCCAGAAGAAAGAGACTAGAGGAGAGGTACCCTCATTCGATGAGCTCTTCATCGACGCTTCAATCAACCCTGATTACACAAAGATCGACATTGGTGATCTTGCAGTAGTAGATTTCTCGGCGTTTGAAATGAACGGAAAAATCTCCGGTAAAGCTCTAGATGACAGAGCCTGTGCAGCGATCAGCATAGAGACTGCGAAAGAGCTTTCGAAATATGTCTCAACTCCCACCGTCTACTTTGTGTTTACCACAAGGGAAGAGGTTGGAGCAGTTGGGGCTAAGGGCGCCGCTGAATCGCTTGAAATCGATCTCGGAGTTGCAATGGATGTAACTCATCATGATAAAGAGAGCGATATTGAGATCGGGAAGGGGCCCGCTTTATCTGTTGGCGGTCCAAACATTCACAAGGGATATTTCAAGTTGCTTGATAACTACGCGAAAGATAAAGAATTCAAAGTTCAATATGAGTTCGGACCGGGACGAACGGGAACCGATGCAGACAACGTCCAGATAGCCGGAAGTGGGGTTCCAACACTGCTTCTCTCCCTTCCACAAATGTTTATGCACACTCCGGTTGAAGTTGTTCAGATTAGCGATGTCGCATGCACGGCACGATTGCTTGCAGGTTTCTTCATCTCGCTGAAGGGAGGCGAGAGCCTATGA